Proteins found in one Methanomassiliicoccus sp. genomic segment:
- a CDS encoding PAS domain S-box protein produces MDAVSLVTMYTVIVGLLTLALLIIVWRVSHQRSRYVFVVMLGCVLVILIGFIFEISSATLDERLYWNIVEYFGHIFSPTLVLIFSLFIAQKEKWLSKRYIMPLLGIGTLIFILVATNPLHGLHYTNVTLLQDPVRSFEAERGPVYYMYVTYVFSTMIIAAGVLYANYRKVGLALKRRTMIMELAVLLPLMSMTLLFPLWQYIPAEVMIITGILLSSILLFIGTFGFEMFRMLPFTFDGTVHTLKDGVLIADEFNQILYLNPAMGSILGVVSLSDNIGKHISDLIPGLNVDVKERQGRMTYQEYTELELFEGRFFDVQRSNIYTRSGKNLSCLYIIRDVTNRMRMEEEQRMRMRVVSAFATVSSRLISITPEKIPGVVQEALSSLGGLVKVDRAYLLQYSKDRTTIGVVQSWCAPGISSPVRELQEIPCDHIPWSRAKIQAQEVINIPRVHDLPLKATNERKVLESQGTRSFLGYPLVWADSPQGLVVLESVTRERLWVEEEVRILETFSNVFGQAFDKKIADETIRISEEKFRTLFNNAGDSMFILSREGNIVEVNPQGCERLKKSREELLGANIMSLVTAETAERIPQAIATLFREGSICIEVTSIAKDGTHMISEASARPVQYEGQQAFLMINRDISERKAAESALRLERDRLDVTLNTITDGVLVVDSSHHILLMNRTAEDMLGLSRGQALGSSLEELFPAQRDQEGVISAVERAVRTKSPFTYYRQVLPSAISGDMLINESAAPIYGKGEVIGAIVVLHDVSTEKRLENEMERVERLKSLGILAGGIAHDFNNVLTILMGHHEVMRHDGLSMGEMRARLEESANVLERAKGLAGQLLTFSSGGGPVKRPIQISTLVDEVLKEASLPSSIEVHKSIPGDLMTVDVDNRQMKQALSCVVQNAHESMPGGGNLYISIENVHLDHEGMPDGKYLHLLIRDEGLGIEESNLTHLFEPFFSTKQGRSGMSLAVTHSIIKQHDGDITVESKLGVGTSFHIYLPASSCVHSQEEASTVEACGEWPHEARVLIMDDEDMILEVASEMLHMLGHEASSSHDGAEALKKYIEAKRNGTPFDAVIMDLTIPEGMGGKEAVSRLLQFDPRARVIVSSGYSNDPVMSNYRAFGFVEVMPKPYTLKELEDTISRTLKTNGGLDGATS; encoded by the coding sequence GTGGACGCGGTCTCTCTCGTTACGATGTATACCGTAATAGTGGGCCTTCTCACCCTAGCCCTTCTGATCATCGTCTGGAGGGTGAGCCACCAGCGTAGCCGGTATGTCTTCGTCGTCATGCTGGGCTGTGTCCTCGTTATCCTTATAGGCTTCATTTTTGAGATATCCTCAGCAACGCTAGATGAGCGGTTATACTGGAACATCGTGGAATATTTCGGCCACATATTCTCCCCCACATTGGTCCTCATATTCTCCCTTTTCATCGCCCAAAAGGAGAAGTGGTTGTCAAAAAGGTACATCATGCCGTTGCTTGGAATTGGCACCCTTATCTTCATCCTGGTGGCAACAAACCCCCTTCACGGCCTGCACTACACGAATGTGACCCTTCTACAGGACCCGGTACGCTCATTTGAAGCTGAGCGCGGACCGGTGTACTACATGTACGTGACATACGTGTTCAGCACCATGATCATCGCCGCTGGCGTCCTGTACGCCAACTACCGCAAGGTGGGGTTGGCCCTGAAGAGGAGGACCATGATCATGGAGCTGGCCGTTCTCCTGCCGCTTATGAGCATGACGCTGCTGTTCCCATTGTGGCAGTACATACCGGCGGAGGTCATGATCATCACTGGTATCCTCCTCAGCAGCATCCTCTTGTTCATTGGTACGTTCGGCTTCGAGATGTTCAGGATGCTGCCGTTCACCTTCGATGGTACCGTTCACACCCTGAAGGATGGGGTGCTCATCGCCGATGAGTTCAATCAGATACTTTACCTCAACCCGGCGATGGGGAGCATACTAGGCGTGGTAAGCTTGTCCGATAACATCGGAAAGCACATCAGTGATCTGATCCCCGGTCTCAATGTCGATGTGAAAGAGCGCCAGGGCAGGATGACCTATCAAGAATATACTGAGCTGGAACTATTCGAAGGGCGCTTCTTCGATGTTCAGAGATCGAACATATACACGAGGTCGGGAAAGAACCTGAGCTGTTTGTACATCATCAGGGACGTGACCAACAGGATGAGGATGGAGGAGGAGCAAAGGATGCGGATGAGAGTGGTATCAGCTTTCGCCACCGTGTCCTCGAGGCTGATCTCCATAACTCCTGAGAAGATCCCGGGTGTGGTGCAGGAAGCGTTGTCGTCATTGGGGGGGCTTGTCAAGGTGGACCGGGCCTATCTCCTACAGTACTCCAAGGACCGTACCACCATCGGCGTCGTCCAGTCCTGGTGTGCACCAGGGATATCATCTCCCGTTCGGGAGCTGCAAGAGATACCCTGTGACCACATCCCCTGGTCCAGGGCAAAGATTCAGGCCCAAGAGGTCATCAACATCCCTCGCGTTCATGACCTCCCTCTTAAGGCCACGAATGAACGCAAGGTCCTGGAATCGCAGGGCACCCGCTCCTTTTTGGGATACCCCCTGGTGTGGGCCGACAGCCCACAAGGCTTGGTGGTCCTAGAGTCCGTGACCAGGGAGCGCTTGTGGGTGGAGGAGGAGGTCCGCATCCTGGAAACTTTCTCCAACGTCTTCGGTCAGGCCTTTGACAAGAAGATCGCCGACGAGACCATAAGGATAAGCGAAGAGAAGTTTCGCACCCTGTTCAATAATGCCGGGGACTCCATGTTCATCCTCTCCAGGGAAGGGAACATCGTCGAGGTCAACCCTCAAGGCTGCGAGAGGCTGAAGAAGTCGCGGGAGGAGCTGCTGGGGGCCAACATCATGTCCCTGGTAACCGCAGAGACAGCGGAGAGGATCCCCCAGGCCATCGCCACATTGTTCCGCGAAGGCAGCATTTGCATAGAGGTCACTAGCATCGCCAAGGACGGCACCCACATGATCTCTGAGGCCAGCGCACGCCCTGTGCAATATGAGGGTCAGCAGGCCTTCCTCATGATCAACAGGGACATCTCTGAGAGGAAGGCGGCGGAAAGCGCGCTGCGCTTGGAGAGGGACAGGCTAGACGTTACCCTGAACACCATCACCGATGGAGTGCTGGTTGTGGATTCCTCGCACCACATCCTGCTCATGAACAGGACCGCGGAGGACATGCTGGGATTGAGCCGCGGTCAAGCCCTCGGCAGCTCGCTGGAAGAGCTCTTCCCCGCTCAAAGGGACCAGGAGGGCGTCATCAGCGCGGTGGAGAGGGCAGTGAGAACGAAGTCCCCCTTCACCTACTATAGGCAGGTACTTCCTTCAGCGATCTCGGGGGATATGTTGATAAACGAGTCCGCCGCGCCCATCTATGGGAAGGGTGAGGTCATCGGGGCCATTGTGGTCCTGCACGATGTCAGCACCGAGAAGAGGCTAGAGAACGAGATGGAGAGGGTGGAGAGGCTCAAGTCGTTGGGCATATTGGCCGGTGGCATCGCTCATGATTTCAACAACGTTCTCACCATCCTCATGGGCCACCATGAGGTCATGAGGCATGATGGATTGAGCATGGGGGAGATGAGGGCCCGTTTGGAGGAGTCCGCGAACGTCCTGGAGAGGGCTAAGGGGCTTGCCGGCCAGCTTCTCACGTTCTCCAGCGGAGGAGGACCGGTGAAGCGCCCCATTCAGATCTCGACCCTGGTGGATGAGGTTCTGAAGGAGGCGTCCCTACCCTCATCGATAGAGGTTCACAAGTCCATCCCCGGTGACCTGATGACCGTGGATGTGGACAACCGGCAGATGAAGCAAGCCCTCTCGTGCGTTGTCCAGAACGCTCATGAATCCATGCCCGGCGGAGGGAATCTATACATCTCCATTGAGAACGTCCACCTGGACCATGAGGGAATGCCAGACGGGAAATACTTGCACCTGCTCATCAGAGATGAGGGATTGGGCATAGAGGAGTCCAACCTCACCCATCTCTTCGAACCGTTCTTCAGCACCAAGCAGGGAAGGTCAGGAATGAGCCTGGCAGTGACCCACTCCATCATCAAACAGCATGATGGGGACATCACTGTGGAATCGAAGTTGGGTGTCGGCACCTCCTTCCATATCTACCTTCCTGCAAGCAGCTGCGTGCACTCTCAGGAGGAAGCTTCTACCGTCGAAGCCTGCGGTGAATGGCCCCATGAGGCGCGGGTCCTGATCATGGACGATGAGGACATGATCCTGGAGGTGGCCAGCGAGATGCTTCACATGCTGGGGCACGAGGCCTCAAGTTCTCACGACGGGGCCGAGGCCCTGAAGAAGTACATAGAGGCGAAAAGGAACGGGACGCCTTTCGATGCGGTGATCATGGACCTGACCATTCCCGAGGGCATGGGGGGCAAGGAGGCGGTATCCCGCCTGCTTCAATTTGATCCACGGGCCCGCGTAATTGTATCTAGCGGGTACAGCAACGATCCGGTAATGAGCAACTATAGGGCCTTCGGCTTCGTCGAGGTCATGCCCAAACCATATACTCTGAAGGAGCTGGAGGATACCATTTCCAGGACGTTGAAGACCAACGGCGGGCTCGATGGAGCCACCTCCTAA
- the cobB gene encoding hydrogenobyrinic acid a,c-diamide synthase (glutamine-hydrolyzing), giving the protein MTAPPRVVIAGSGSGVGKTAITTGLMSRLSRGRKVQGYKVGPDFIDPMYHTAATGRSSRNLDSYFMEKGTLLNLFGWSSRDADLAVVEGVRGLYDGLTATGDTGSTAEIAKFLQAPVILVINARSLAKSAAAHVLGFKMLDRTVNIAGVILNNVGGDRHRRKAVEAVESLTGTEIMGTIERRRESLPERHLGLMTVDGGEDTRALLRDLEDLVAEIDVERILEIAGSAPEIELDKGSPYQNDVAQEVRVAVPRDQSFCFYYPENLESLEAAGARLLFFSPTEGERLPDCDAVYLGGGYPEVHAELLEGNSDFLEGLRQMSEQGALVYGECGGMMVMCRSIDAFGKLRRMAGIFDARAVLTADRQGLAYVRARGTADNFLFPGLDLRAHEFHYSRLEPIPSGPYGFSIQRGTGIGHSMDGIMLRRSMGTYMHQHALANPSWGRAMVRSASRS; this is encoded by the coding sequence ATGACCGCTCCGCCCCGGGTTGTGATCGCTGGCTCAGGCAGCGGAGTAGGGAAGACGGCCATCACCACTGGCCTCATGTCCCGGCTGTCGAGGGGGCGCAAGGTGCAGGGGTACAAGGTGGGTCCCGACTTCATCGACCCCATGTACCACACAGCGGCCACCGGCCGTTCGTCACGGAATTTGGACTCCTACTTCATGGAGAAGGGTACCCTGCTCAACCTTTTCGGGTGGTCGAGCAGGGACGCGGACCTGGCGGTCGTGGAGGGGGTCAGAGGCCTGTACGATGGGCTCACCGCGACCGGGGACACGGGATCCACGGCGGAAATCGCGAAGTTCCTGCAGGCGCCGGTCATCCTGGTGATCAACGCCCGGAGCCTCGCCAAGAGCGCCGCCGCGCACGTGCTGGGCTTCAAGATGCTCGACCGGACGGTGAACATCGCTGGGGTGATACTCAACAACGTGGGCGGGGACAGGCATAGGCGAAAGGCGGTGGAGGCAGTGGAATCGCTCACCGGTACGGAGATCATGGGAACGATCGAGAGGCGTCGGGAGAGCCTGCCGGAGAGGCACCTGGGACTGATGACGGTGGACGGGGGAGAGGACACCAGGGCATTGTTACGGGACCTCGAGGACCTGGTGGCGGAGATCGATGTGGAACGTATCCTGGAGATAGCGGGTTCCGCCCCGGAGATCGAGCTGGACAAGGGATCGCCATACCAGAACGACGTCGCCCAGGAGGTGAGGGTCGCTGTCCCTAGGGACCAGTCATTCTGTTTCTATTACCCGGAGAATCTGGAATCGCTGGAGGCCGCGGGGGCGAGGCTCCTGTTCTTCAGCCCCACCGAGGGCGAGCGGCTACCGGACTGCGACGCAGTGTACCTCGGCGGCGGCTACCCTGAGGTACATGCCGAGCTCCTGGAGGGCAACAGCGACTTCCTTGAGGGATTGAGGCAGATGTCGGAGCAGGGTGCCCTCGTGTACGGCGAGTGCGGGGGCATGATGGTGATGTGCCGTTCCATCGACGCCTTCGGCAAGCTTAGACGCATGGCAGGCATCTTTGATGCCCGTGCCGTCCTTACCGCGGACCGCCAAGGCCTGGCATATGTGAGGGCGCGGGGGACCGCCGATAACTTTCTCTTCCCGGGATTGGACCTCCGGGCTCACGAGTTCCATTACTCTCGCCTCGAGCCCATACCTTCAGGCCCCTACGGTTTCTCGATACAACGTGGTACAGGGATTGGTCACTCCATGGACGGCATCATGTTAAGAAGGTCCATGGGCACCTACATGCATCAGCATGCCCTGGCGAACCCTTCCTGGGGCAGAGCTATGGTCCGCTCGGCGTCGAGATCGTAG
- a CDS encoding P-loop NTPase produces the protein MRQMAIYGKGGIGKSTISANLAASFAEAGLRTWYIGCDPKSDGSMTLLQGRSIPTFLEQMRTGGQEVVFTGFGGVRCVETGGPLAGVGCAGRGIIVAVQKLAQDHFRQEEDVLIYDVPGDVVCGGFAAPLRERYANEVYIVTSGEYLALYAANNIARGLANLNVALGGIICNSRDVLREEEAVAEYAGRIGSRLIGFIPRSPVVRECENRGVTVIEGAPQDMQADAYRRLGQAVLGNRELSVPRPLDPEEIRAILREMT, from the coding sequence ATGAGACAGATGGCCATCTACGGGAAGGGGGGCATAGGCAAGTCCACCATCTCCGCGAACTTGGCGGCATCCTTCGCGGAGGCGGGTCTGCGCACCTGGTACATCGGGTGCGATCCCAAGTCCGACGGGAGCATGACCCTGCTTCAGGGGAGGAGCATACCCACCTTCCTGGAGCAGATGAGGACAGGGGGCCAGGAGGTGGTGTTCACGGGCTTTGGGGGAGTGAGGTGCGTGGAGACCGGCGGTCCCCTGGCCGGGGTGGGGTGCGCGGGACGGGGGATCATCGTGGCGGTCCAGAAGCTGGCCCAGGACCACTTCCGGCAGGAGGAAGACGTCCTGATCTATGACGTGCCTGGCGATGTCGTATGTGGGGGCTTCGCCGCCCCCCTGCGGGAGAGGTACGCCAATGAGGTCTACATCGTTACCAGCGGTGAGTACCTTGCCCTGTACGCGGCGAACAACATCGCCAGGGGTCTGGCGAACCTCAATGTGGCCCTGGGCGGGATCATATGCAATTCCCGGGACGTACTAAGGGAGGAGGAGGCCGTGGCCGAGTACGCTGGACGGATCGGCTCCCGGCTCATCGGCTTTATTCCGCGCAGCCCGGTGGTCAGGGAGTGCGAGAACAGGGGGGTCACCGTCATAGAGGGGGCGCCGCAGGACATGCAAGCGGACGCCTACCGGCGCCTGGGCCAGGCGGTGCTGGGGAACCGCGAGCTGAGCGTCCCCCGTCCCCTGGACCCCGAGGAGATCCGCGCTATCCTGCGGGAGATGACATGA
- the cfbD gene encoding Ni-sirohydrochlorin a,c-diamide reductive cyclase catalytic subunit, which produces MKDVLHPRPNPIIAAMYTLRDLDTDIIVMHGPAGCGFMASRRLEEAGVRVMTTGMQENDLIFGAEEKLIRILRNVDEMFHPRLMGVVGTCASMIIGENLDGSVKKAGLSATVLPIDVHGCSGPNTSGAIRTLEVAAERGVITFKERDRQRSMLLRATQIERERGLTSKEYLEPHPGATKMSVALRIVEALREGERVAVALNAKKETAYGFADTMRAVQYARDKVGGEVIHIANLDPDIGLPRIRRYATNILRDLKGSGVVDVVLTGGLDEYPVAGEAAARALGECGADLRVITGLPHAVPGLRREDVLVTDQPRELRNYIEQGFPLSVGEVNTHADVMSTSRVLHSELGNTIREIVDGGWA; this is translated from the coding sequence CTGAAGGACGTGCTCCATCCCCGCCCCAACCCCATCATCGCGGCCATGTACACGCTCAGGGACCTGGACACGGACATCATCGTGATGCACGGTCCAGCGGGCTGCGGCTTCATGGCCTCCCGCAGGCTGGAGGAGGCGGGGGTGAGGGTCATGACTACGGGCATGCAGGAGAACGACCTCATCTTCGGGGCCGAGGAGAAGCTTATAAGGATACTCCGGAACGTGGATGAGATGTTCCACCCCCGCCTCATGGGGGTGGTGGGCACCTGCGCATCCATGATCATAGGCGAGAACCTCGATGGCTCGGTCAAGAAGGCGGGGTTGAGCGCCACGGTCCTGCCCATTGATGTGCACGGCTGCTCGGGCCCCAACACCTCCGGGGCCATACGCACCCTGGAGGTAGCTGCGGAGAGAGGGGTGATCACCTTCAAGGAGAGGGACCGGCAGAGGAGCATGCTGCTGAGGGCTACACAGATCGAGCGAGAGCGGGGGCTTACCAGCAAGGAGTACCTCGAGCCCCATCCGGGGGCGACGAAGATGTCAGTAGCGCTGAGGATTGTGGAAGCCCTGCGTGAGGGGGAGAGGGTGGCGGTGGCCCTGAACGCAAAGAAAGAGACGGCCTACGGATTCGCCGATACCATGCGGGCGGTGCAGTACGCACGTGATAAGGTCGGGGGGGAGGTGATCCACATAGCTAACCTAGATCCAGACATAGGCCTGCCTCGCATCCGCCGTTACGCCACCAACATTCTTAGGGACCTCAAGGGATCGGGAGTGGTGGATGTTGTCCTCACCGGAGGCCTGGACGAGTACCCGGTGGCCGGAGAGGCAGCGGCCCGGGCCCTGGGCGAGTGCGGTGCGGACCTACGCGTCATCACCGGCCTGCCCCATGCGGTGCCCGGACTACGGAGGGAGGACGTCCTGGTCACCGACCAGCCCCGGGAGCTTCGCAACTACATAGAGCAAGGGTTCCCACTGTCGGTGGGGGAGGTCAACACTCACGCCGATGTCATGAGCACGAGCAGGGTGCTGCACAGTGAGCTGGGCAACACCATCAGGGAGATCGTGGACGGGGGATGGGCATGA
- the cfbE gene encoding coenzyme F430 synthase yields MSEKVLVLDLTHGGEVLAQVFASRGDSVTAVDIYGTASAEKKDGLTRAGIRVLIKAPPENFDLGVVPIHCPDRFIGQATLDRRITAHQAVGELAEFSIPTVEVTGARGKTSACHVLAHILAFSGSKVLLHTSRGLCTMDAQRHVRHCDKVSIAPPSILALSLEHPKADVGVFEVSLGGTGLADVSVITGLDDNYSIAGGTRSAFDGKVHMASTAKVLVCPEPERQMWAPHAPSSARIITFGDGGDLEISLPGRLELGKGASLTVRWNGRGSVIRLPGSLLAPSYSTALASGLAAALAMGVDMERAVSSLATFNGVPGRADVTRERGRFLIRERNPGVSAGSIDWNINVLEHYYSQTDIGVAIDPVNVKICEKLNMEDVHKVLLRHPSVTGLYVINMPGLTRESSSYRRIDGPGDVMGKHEVLVHCIKEGYL; encoded by the coding sequence ATGAGCGAGAAGGTCCTGGTGCTGGACCTCACCCATGGTGGGGAGGTCCTGGCCCAGGTGTTCGCGTCCCGCGGCGATAGCGTCACCGCCGTGGACATATACGGTACCGCTTCCGCTGAGAAGAAGGACGGTCTGACGCGTGCGGGCATCCGCGTCCTGATCAAGGCTCCGCCTGAGAACTTCGACCTGGGGGTGGTGCCCATCCACTGCCCAGACCGCTTCATAGGCCAGGCCACTCTGGATAGGCGGATTACCGCTCACCAGGCTGTGGGCGAACTGGCTGAGTTCTCCATACCGACGGTGGAGGTCACCGGGGCCAGGGGCAAGACGTCGGCATGTCACGTCCTCGCCCACATCCTGGCCTTCAGCGGCTCAAAGGTCCTTCTACACACCAGCAGGGGGCTGTGCACGATGGACGCCCAGCGTCATGTCAGGCATTGTGATAAGGTGAGCATAGCCCCACCCTCCATACTCGCCCTGTCCCTGGAGCATCCAAAAGCGGACGTGGGGGTGTTCGAGGTGAGCCTGGGGGGCACGGGCCTAGCCGATGTGTCGGTCATAACTGGGCTCGACGACAACTACTCCATAGCGGGGGGTACCAGGAGCGCCTTCGATGGAAAGGTACACATGGCCTCCACCGCCAAGGTGCTGGTCTGTCCCGAGCCAGAGAGGCAGATGTGGGCCCCCCATGCACCATCCTCCGCGCGCATAATCACCTTCGGGGATGGAGGTGACTTGGAGATATCGCTCCCAGGGCGTCTGGAGCTGGGTAAGGGAGCATCGCTCACTGTGCGATGGAACGGGAGAGGGTCTGTCATCAGGCTCCCCGGCAGCCTGCTGGCGCCAAGCTACTCCACCGCCCTGGCCAGCGGATTGGCGGCCGCCCTGGCGATGGGCGTGGACATGGAGAGGGCCGTGAGTTCCCTGGCCACCTTCAACGGGGTCCCCGGCCGGGCGGACGTGACGCGAGAGAGAGGCAGATTCCTCATACGCGAGCGCAACCCCGGGGTCAGCGCGGGGTCCATCGACTGGAACATCAATGTGCTAGAGCATTACTACTCGCAAACGGACATCGGCGTGGCCATCGATCCCGTCAACGTGAAGATATGCGAGAAGCTAAACATGGAGGATGTCCACAAGGTGCTCTTGAGGCACCCCTCGGTGACGGGGCTGTATGTCATCAATATGCCCGGCCTGACACGGGAGTCCAGCAGCTACCGTCGCATCGATGGGCCGGGGGACGTCATGGGGAAGCATGAGGTTTTAGTACACTGCATCAAGGAGGGGTACCTCTGA
- the cfbA gene encoding sirohydrochlorin nickelochelatase: MKNGVLVVGHGSKLQHNRDLVVNAAERMASLQEFGPVTAAFMQLNEPDIKTGIRELVAMGVNIIYVQPCFLASGIHLTEDIPGEIGLKKGESEAKMNVDGKDITLRCCDPIGDDERVAQILADRTRARMQRA; this comes from the coding sequence ATGAAGAACGGAGTACTTGTAGTAGGGCATGGTAGCAAGCTGCAGCACAACAGAGACCTGGTGGTCAATGCCGCAGAGAGGATGGCTTCCTTGCAGGAGTTCGGGCCGGTAACGGCGGCCTTCATGCAGCTGAACGAACCGGACATAAAGACCGGCATAAGGGAGCTGGTGGCCATGGGCGTGAACATAATATATGTCCAGCCATGCTTCCTCGCGTCTGGTATCCATCTCACCGAGGACATACCCGGGGAGATCGGCCTCAAAAAGGGAGAGAGCGAGGCGAAGATGAACGTGGACGGCAAGGACATCACCCTCCGCTGCTGCGATCCCATAGGGGACGATGAGCGCGTCGCCCAGATCCTGGCCGATAGGACCAGGGCTCGGATGCAGCGGGCTTAA
- a CDS encoding bifunctional precorrin-2 dehydrogenase/sirohydrochlorin ferrochelatase has protein sequence MLPLWLDLSSRRAVVFGGGPVGRRKAAYLAAEAEVVVVSETIDGDLPSSVSAVQGRAEDHLVEMVGWADLVVAATNDPAQNENIAREAKRQGKWCNRADGVSTLLIPSVVERERYKVAVSTEGRSPGMSRYLRQVLDEHLDHKYDLMVSLQEELREAAKRAVPSQKEREQRLWQVLDDRRVWDLLESDPQEARRIALEMVVR, from the coding sequence ATGCTACCATTATGGTTAGATCTTAGTAGCCGTAGGGCTGTCGTTTTCGGCGGCGGCCCCGTGGGAAGGCGGAAGGCCGCTTACTTGGCAGCGGAGGCAGAGGTGGTTGTGGTATCGGAGACCATCGATGGTGACCTGCCCTCCTCAGTTAGTGCCGTCCAAGGAAGGGCCGAGGACCATCTGGTCGAGATGGTGGGATGGGCGGACCTGGTGGTGGCGGCGACCAACGATCCCGCTCAAAACGAAAATATAGCTAGAGAGGCCAAAAGGCAGGGGAAGTGGTGCAACCGTGCTGACGGTGTCTCCACTCTCCTGATACCTTCTGTGGTGGAGAGAGAAAGGTACAAGGTGGCGGTGTCCACGGAGGGTCGCAGCCCTGGTATGTCCAGGTACCTTCGTCAGGTCCTTGACGAGCACCTGGACCATAAATATGATCTCATGGTCTCCCTCCAGGAGGAACTCCGTGAGGCGGCCAAGAGGGCGGTCCCGTCCCAAAAGGAACGTGAGCAACGCCTTTGGCAGGTACTCGACGACAGGCGGGTGTGGGATCTGCTGGAAAGTGATCCTCAGGAGGCCCGTAGGATCGCCCTTGAGATGGTGGTGAGATAG
- a CDS encoding glutamyl-tRNA reductase translates to MESILSAHITHKQASVADMESLGKVDPELMMRNALSLPGTTECLVLRTCNRMEIYLATSDLNATRKGLEDMINALVPFDAEQNLVQYLNGKESVRHILRVSSGLESLIVGEDQIQCQVKEAFDLAKRHGSMGPVLTIVFQKAISVGKMVRSRTNVNKGCVSMGTAAVELAEEKVGSLTDKNILVVGAGEMADLIAKHLVGKGPKAVFVSNRTYSRAVELAWALNGKAVRFDSLLEFFSRADVVLVATSASHMIITPAHVRKAQDLRKVDGKILIIDVSFPRNVDPQVAYLEGVELYDIDGLRGKAEENLLKRRSEIRSAELIITQELDSLGERMKEMKANEILGQLYSKYFSLRDREVRKALNRLSSGQEPAEVVLKEFADVLTRKFLADPTVALKDACRIGNEDVFEKVQSLFKLEGVSIVPTEQGPKAASETEH, encoded by the coding sequence ATGGAGTCCATACTTAGCGCGCATATCACGCACAAGCAGGCTAGTGTGGCCGACATGGAAAGTTTGGGTAAGGTGGACCCGGAGCTGATGATGAGGAACGCCCTCTCCCTCCCGGGGACCACTGAATGTCTGGTACTTCGCACCTGCAACCGAATGGAGATTTACCTTGCTACCAGTGACTTGAACGCCACGCGCAAGGGCCTCGAGGACATGATCAACGCCCTGGTACCATTTGACGCCGAGCAGAACTTGGTGCAGTACCTCAATGGGAAGGAGTCGGTGAGACACATCCTCAGGGTGTCCAGCGGCCTGGAGTCCCTCATCGTGGGGGAGGACCAGATCCAATGTCAGGTAAAGGAGGCCTTCGACCTGGCGAAGCGCCATGGCAGTATGGGGCCGGTCCTCACTATAGTGTTCCAGAAGGCCATCTCGGTGGGGAAGATGGTCCGCAGCAGGACCAACGTCAACAAGGGGTGCGTGTCCATGGGCACGGCAGCCGTGGAGCTTGCCGAGGAGAAGGTGGGTTCCCTCACCGACAAGAACATCCTGGTGGTGGGGGCGGGGGAGATGGCCGATCTTATTGCCAAGCATCTCGTGGGCAAGGGGCCAAAGGCCGTGTTCGTATCCAACCGCACCTACTCCCGGGCGGTGGAGCTTGCCTGGGCGCTCAACGGAAAAGCGGTGCGGTTCGACAGCCTCTTGGAGTTCTTCTCGCGGGCGGACGTGGTTTTGGTGGCCACCTCGGCCTCTCATATGATCATAACTCCCGCGCATGTGCGCAAGGCTCAGGACCTCAGGAAGGTGGACGGAAAGATCCTGATTATCGACGTCAGCTTCCCCCGCAACGTGGATCCACAGGTCGCCTACCTGGAGGGAGTGGAGCTTTACGATATCGACGGCCTGAGAGGAAAGGCCGAGGAAAATCTCCTTAAGCGTCGCTCCGAGATAAGGAGCGCAGAGCTCATAATCACCCAGGAGCTAGACTCCCTCGGGGAGCGTATGAAGGAGATGAAGGCCAATGAGATCCTCGGCCAGCTTTACAGCAAGTACTTCAGCCTCCGGGACCGCGAAGTCAGGAAGGCCTTGAATCGTCTGTCCTCAGGACAGGAGCCTGCTGAGGTCGTCCTCAAGGAGTTCGCGGACGTGTTGACCAGAAAGTTCCTAGCGGATCCCACCGTGGCGTTGAAGGACGCCTGCCGCATAGGTAACGAGGATGTTTTCGAGAAGGTGCAAAGTTTGTTCAAATTGGAAGGTGTTTCGATTGTTCCCACAGAGCAGGGCCCGAAGGCTGCGAGCGAGACCGAACATTAG